Proteins co-encoded in one Micropterus dolomieu isolate WLL.071019.BEF.003 ecotype Adirondacks linkage group LG19, ASM2129224v1, whole genome shotgun sequence genomic window:
- the LOC123958197 gene encoding uncharacterized protein LOC123958197, producing the protein MARELEQRYVDVQQVLHKASALDPRFKKLPFISEVERGATFQCLIREAAELWDQKSDTVAHVENTRLHSSGDQTYADQSELVPVSQAQATGQVQKIYILSSKKSKALEDLFGDTFCTVDPSQTVKTSRELAHAEVAKYKDTASLILGGPQAGVRQRDCLVFSHTPVSNSLITTADLYPVHPSSIRQIVRSPVWGPLFVEALLVRLSLSFWIPLPVCLPACLPLSLTTRQGPLPSFLFI; encoded by the exons ATGGCCAGGGAGCTTGAACAGCGATATGTGGACGTGCAGCAAGTCCTGCATAAAGCATCTGCCTTAGATCCAAGGTTCAAGAAGCTGCCATTCATAAGTGAGGTGGAGAGAGGTGCAACCTTCCAGTGTCTCATCCGTGAGGCTGCAGAGCTGTGGGACCAGAAA AGTGACACAGTGGCACATGTTGAGAATACACGTCTTCACTCATCTGGTGACCAAACTTATGCTGATCAATCTGAGTTGGTGCCTGTGTCTCAGGCTCAAGCCACTggacaag tgcagaaaatatatattttgtcttcCAAGAAGTCAAAGGCACTGGAAGATCTCTTTGGTGACACCTTCTGCACTGTGGACCCTAGCCAGACAGTCAAGACCTCCAGAGAGCTAGCCCATGCTGAAGTTGCTAAGTATAAAGACACTGCATCTTTGATCCTGGGAG GTCCTCAGGCAGGTGTGCGGCAGCGTGACTGCCTGGTGTTTTCCCACACACCGGTATCCAATTCACTAATCACCACGGCTGATTTATACCCGGTTCATCCTTCCAGTATTCGCCAGATCGTCCGTTCACCCGTGTG GGGACCGCTGTTTGTGGAAGCTCTGCTCGTCCGCTTGTCTCTGAGTTTTTGGATTCcgctgcctgtctgcctgcctgcctgcctgccgctCTCTCTCACCACGCGCCAAGGACCTCTACCCTCATTCTTGTTTATTTAA